The proteins below are encoded in one region of Tomitella fengzijianii:
- a CDS encoding DUF3073 domain-containing protein, whose product MGRGRAKAKQTKVARKLKYSSPTTDFESLQQELSTSSPSGGDLLEDDRSEQDAESSWDDDHDQWRS is encoded by the coding sequence ATGGGCCGCGGCCGGGCGAAGGCAAAGCAGACCAAGGTTGCTCGGAAGCTGAAGTACTCCTCCCCGACGACAGACTTCGAAAGCCTGCAGCAGGAGTTGTCGACCTCGTCGCCCTCCGGGGGCGACCTGCTTGAGGACGATCGCTCGGAGCAGGACGCGGAGTCCTCGTGGGACGACGACCACGACCAGTGGCGTAGCTGA
- a CDS encoding M18 family aminopeptidase: MATADTSRFEGSDSPEGSGSPVTSADAAGLCEFIDASPSPFHACETAAARLRAAGFRELDETDSWPEEPGGYFLIRGGSLIAWRSRGHRTETFVPTAYAARPFRIIGAHTDSPNLRVKQHPEIDSAGWRMVGLEPYGGAWLNSWLDRDLGVSGRLAVSAGRGVEHRLVRVDQPVLRVPQLAIHLSEDRKGVQLDPQRHVDAVYGLGSWADGPEGGFLGMLADRAGVPAQSVLGWELMTHDLAPSALTGADGELVSAPRLDNQATCYAGLSALLDAAAEEQDAADPVLVLFDHEEVGSMSARGAFSDLLGTVLERVVLARGGGRDDYLRALAGSLCVSGDMAHATHPNYAERHEPRHTILAGGGPVLKVNQNLRYASDATGAAEFALACERAGVPLQRYVHRADLPCGSTIGPITASRTGITTVDVGAPQLAMHSARELMAASDVAAYAAALAAFLAG, encoded by the coding sequence ATGGCCACCGCTGATACCTCCCGCTTCGAAGGTTCCGACAGCCCCGAAGGTTCCGGCAGCCCCGTCACGTCCGCGGACGCCGCGGGTCTGTGCGAGTTCATCGACGCCTCGCCGTCCCCGTTCCATGCGTGCGAGACGGCGGCGGCGCGTCTGCGGGCCGCCGGCTTCCGCGAGCTCGACGAGACCGATTCGTGGCCGGAGGAACCCGGCGGGTACTTCCTGATCCGCGGCGGCTCGCTCATCGCCTGGCGGTCCCGCGGCCACCGCACGGAAACCTTTGTCCCGACGGCGTATGCGGCGCGCCCGTTCCGCATCATCGGCGCCCACACCGACAGCCCCAACCTGCGGGTCAAGCAGCACCCGGAGATCGACTCGGCGGGCTGGCGGATGGTGGGCCTGGAGCCGTACGGCGGCGCCTGGCTCAACTCGTGGCTGGACCGCGACCTGGGTGTTTCCGGCCGCCTGGCGGTGTCCGCCGGGCGCGGGGTGGAGCACCGGCTCGTGCGCGTGGACCAGCCGGTGCTGCGCGTGCCGCAGCTCGCGATCCACCTGTCGGAGGACCGCAAGGGCGTGCAGCTCGACCCGCAGCGGCACGTCGACGCGGTGTACGGGCTGGGCTCGTGGGCGGACGGGCCGGAGGGCGGATTCCTCGGCATGCTCGCGGACCGGGCGGGGGTCCCGGCGCAGTCGGTGTTGGGCTGGGAGCTCATGACGCACGACCTCGCGCCCAGCGCCCTCACCGGGGCGGACGGTGAGCTGGTCAGCGCGCCGCGGCTGGACAACCAGGCGACGTGCTATGCCGGGCTCAGCGCGCTGCTGGACGCGGCGGCGGAGGAGCAGGACGCGGCGGACCCGGTGCTGGTGCTGTTCGATCACGAGGAGGTCGGGAGCATGTCCGCGCGCGGCGCGTTTTCCGACCTGCTCGGGACGGTGCTCGAGCGGGTGGTGCTGGCGCGCGGCGGCGGGCGCGACGACTACCTGCGGGCGCTGGCCGGGTCGCTCTGTGTCTCCGGCGACATGGCGCACGCCACCCACCCCAACTATGCGGAGCGGCACGAACCCCGGCACACCATCCTCGCGGGGGGCGGTCCCGTGCTCAAGGTCAATCAGAACCTCCGCTACGCCTCCGACGCCACCGGCGCCGCCGAGTTCGCGCTGGCCTGCGAGCGGGCCGGAGTGCCGTTGCAGCGGTACGTGCATCGCGCGGACCTGCCGTGCGGTTCGACCATCGGTCCCATCACCGCCTCGCGCACCGGCATCACCACCGTCGACGTGGGGGCGCCGCAGCTGGCCATGCACTCGGCGCGCGAGCTGATGGCCGCGTCGGACGTCGCGGCGTACGCGGCGGCGCTGGCGGCGTTCCTGGCGGGCTGA
- the purM gene encoding phosphoribosylformylglycinamidine cyclo-ligase: MTENSQSEDTPAQSSRGASYAAAGVDIAAGERAVELFADHVSKATRPEVVGGIGGFAGLFALKGGYREPLLAASSDGVGTKIAVAQAMDKHDTVGQDLVAMVVDDLVVCGAEPLFLQDYIAVGKVVPERVAEIVGGIADGCAIAGCALLGGETAEHPGLMEPGVYDLSATGVGVVEAEDVLGPDKVRPGDVVIGMRASGLHSNGYSLARKVLLDIARLPLDGYVEEFDRTLGEEMLEPTRIYAKDCLALIAETEVRTFCHVTGGGLASNLARVIPQGLVAEIDRGSWTPAAVFALIAQRGRVERAEMEQTFNMGVGMVAVVAPEDVDRALAVLTARHVDSWVLGSVRKPAEDEAERAILVGDHPRF, translated from the coding sequence ATGACCGAGAATTCCCAGTCCGAGGACACACCGGCGCAGTCCAGCCGGGGCGCTTCCTACGCCGCCGCCGGTGTGGACATCGCCGCCGGTGAACGCGCCGTGGAGCTGTTCGCCGATCACGTCTCCAAGGCCACGCGTCCGGAGGTCGTCGGCGGCATCGGCGGATTCGCCGGGCTGTTCGCGCTCAAGGGCGGATATCGGGAACCGCTGCTCGCCGCCTCCTCGGACGGTGTGGGCACCAAGATCGCGGTGGCACAGGCCATGGACAAGCACGACACCGTGGGGCAGGACCTCGTGGCGATGGTGGTGGACGACCTCGTCGTCTGCGGTGCGGAACCGCTGTTCCTGCAGGACTACATCGCCGTCGGCAAGGTCGTCCCGGAACGCGTGGCGGAGATCGTCGGCGGCATCGCCGACGGGTGCGCCATCGCCGGGTGCGCGCTGCTGGGCGGAGAGACAGCGGAGCACCCGGGCCTGATGGAGCCGGGCGTGTACGACCTGTCCGCCACCGGTGTCGGCGTGGTCGAGGCTGAGGACGTCCTGGGCCCGGACAAGGTCCGCCCGGGCGACGTCGTCATCGGCATGCGCGCGTCGGGGCTGCACTCCAACGGCTATTCCCTGGCGCGCAAGGTGCTCCTCGACATCGCCCGTCTTCCGCTGGACGGCTACGTGGAGGAGTTCGACCGCACCCTGGGTGAGGAGATGCTCGAGCCCACCCGCATCTACGCCAAGGACTGCCTGGCGTTGATCGCGGAGACCGAGGTGCGCACGTTCTGCCACGTCACGGGCGGGGGGCTCGCGTCGAACCTCGCCCGCGTCATCCCGCAGGGTCTCGTGGCCGAGATCGATCGGGGCTCGTGGACGCCGGCCGCGGTGTTCGCCCTGATCGCGCAGCGCGGCCGCGTCGAGCGTGCCGAGATGGAACAGACCTTCAACATGGGCGTGGGAATGGTCGCCGTCGTGGCGCCCGAGGACGTGGACCGCGCCCTGGCCGTTCTCACCGCACGCCACGTCGATTCTTGGGTGCTGGGCAGCGTGCGCAAGCCCGCGGAGGACGAGGCGGAGCGGGCGATCCTGGTGGGCGATCACCCGAGGTTCTGA
- the purF gene encoding amidophosphoribosyltransferase: MTHPEADEPEPREECGVFGVWAPGEDVAKMTYYGLYALQHRGQEAAGIAAADGAQILVFKDLGLVSQVFDEQTLGSMRGHIAIGHTRYSTTGATTWENAQPIFRTTTAGTGIALGHNGNLVNTAELAAEASEKGLLGRSRGAGRGSSDSDLIGALLAYAAADSTIEQAAIELLPRLRGAFCLTFMDENTLYAARDPHGVRPLCLGRLERGWVVASESSALDIVGASFVRDIEPGELLAIDADGVRSSRFAEPTVKSCVFEYVYLARPDSVIDGRSVHATRVEIGRRLAGECPAPEGELVIPVPESGTPAAIGYAQGSGISYGQGLVKNAYVGRTFIQPSQTIRQLGIRLKLNPLREVIRGKRLVVVDDSIVRGNTQRALVRMLREAGAAEVHVRIASPPVRWPCFYGIDFASPAELIANNTGSGTGRAPAADGDVHHADRVADLVEGVRQSIGADSLGYISTDGMIAATQQPSSRLCAACFDGTYPIALPAEESLGKNVLEPMFERADADGGAGERGGIVEDRGGDEPADAMSGRNDNVDALRRP, from the coding sequence ATGACGCATCCGGAGGCCGACGAGCCGGAGCCGCGCGAGGAATGCGGCGTGTTCGGCGTCTGGGCGCCGGGCGAGGACGTCGCCAAGATGACCTACTACGGCCTCTACGCGCTGCAGCACCGCGGACAGGAGGCCGCCGGTATCGCCGCGGCGGACGGCGCGCAGATCCTCGTCTTCAAGGATCTGGGCCTGGTCTCCCAGGTGTTCGACGAGCAGACCTTGGGATCGATGCGCGGCCATATCGCCATCGGGCACACGCGCTATTCCACAACGGGCGCCACCACGTGGGAGAACGCGCAGCCGATCTTCCGCACCACCACCGCGGGCACCGGCATCGCGCTCGGCCACAACGGCAACCTCGTCAACACCGCGGAACTCGCGGCGGAGGCGTCGGAGAAGGGGCTGCTTGGCCGCAGCCGCGGCGCCGGGCGTGGCAGTTCCGACTCCGACCTCATCGGCGCCCTGCTGGCGTACGCGGCGGCGGACAGCACCATCGAGCAGGCGGCGATAGAGCTCCTCCCGCGGCTGCGCGGCGCATTCTGCCTGACCTTCATGGACGAGAACACCCTCTACGCCGCGCGCGACCCGCATGGCGTGCGCCCGCTATGCCTGGGGCGGTTGGAACGCGGCTGGGTGGTCGCCAGCGAATCGTCGGCGCTCGACATCGTCGGCGCCTCGTTCGTCCGCGACATCGAACCGGGTGAGCTGCTCGCGATCGACGCGGACGGGGTGCGTTCCTCGCGTTTCGCCGAGCCCACGGTCAAGTCGTGCGTGTTCGAGTACGTGTACCTGGCGCGGCCGGACAGCGTGATCGACGGCCGCTCGGTGCACGCCACCAGGGTCGAGATCGGTCGCAGGCTGGCGGGGGAGTGCCCTGCGCCGGAAGGCGAACTGGTCATCCCGGTCCCGGAGTCGGGCACGCCCGCGGCCATCGGCTACGCGCAGGGGTCCGGCATCTCCTACGGGCAGGGGCTGGTCAAGAACGCCTACGTGGGCCGCACGTTCATCCAGCCGAGCCAGACCATCCGCCAGTTGGGCATCCGGCTCAAGCTCAACCCGCTGCGCGAGGTGATCCGCGGCAAGAGGCTCGTCGTCGTCGACGATTCGATCGTGCGCGGCAACACCCAGCGCGCACTCGTCCGCATGCTCCGCGAAGCCGGCGCCGCCGAGGTGCATGTGCGCATCGCCTCACCGCCGGTGCGCTGGCCCTGCTTCTACGGCATCGACTTCGCCTCGCCCGCCGAACTGATCGCCAACAACACGGGCAGCGGCACCGGCCGTGCACCCGCGGCGGACGGCGACGTCCATCATGCCGATCGCGTGGCGGACCTGGTGGAGGGAGTGCGGCAGAGCATCGGCGCGGACTCGCTGGGCTACATCTCCACGGACGGGATGATCGCCGCCACGCAGCAGCCTTCTTCGCGATTGTGCGCGGCCTGTTTCGACGGCACGTACCCCATCGCGCTTCCCGCGGAGGAGTCGCTGGGCAAGAACGTCCTGGAGCCGATGTTCGAGCGGGCAGACGCCGACGGCGGTGCCGGCGAACGCGGCGGCATCGTCGAGGACCGCGGTGGCGATGAGCCCGCTGACGCCATGAGCGGGCGCAACGACAATGTCGACGCTCTGCGCAGGCCCTGA
- a CDS encoding alpha/beta hydrolase, which translates to MLVRPGDAERGAAPADDPAGGDAGAPRVGEIGEDGPRRYPRLRGAGRWAAGLAKFDITGVFFATLFLCWSLTPSLLPRGWLYQGLIGGISAALGYGVGLVAGWAVRRVYLDRRPWWPLRRPRLHAVRVAVVLVCVVATIGMLILSSMWQRDLAALMGEQGASAGGYIRAGLVTVGVLAAVVTAARLLRDAAVGIGRVLSRRTGMPRAAAVAMGSVAVAAIVLVVVDEVLLRVTEGVTNRIFSANNEATPPGIEQPLQPERSGSGASLIPWDTLGYEGRYFVARGWRQDELQRQTGEPAKQPIRLYVGLDSAPTPQDRMRLLREEIARTGAFDREAVIVIPTTGTGWVNPTAAQAIELMYGGDTAIIASQYSYKPSAVSFLTDRDAAAEAGKRLIDTVHDEYEETVAGRPDGDRPELYVYGESLGVTAGEGAFESLADVRETVDGVLWVGPPNSSRLWRSIVTRRDPGTDEIEPTYAGGLVVRFANDAEDIRADELQEARGQGTWLKPRVLYIQHPSDPVVWWSTDLLLHRPAWLSETPGYDRLEAMRWFPLVTFWQVSADLAMAADVPDGHGHNYGTQMLDGWAAVAAPPGWTDGDTERTRVLLQRARDHQGPEK; encoded by the coding sequence GTGCTCGTTAGGCCCGGCGACGCGGAGCGCGGCGCCGCCCCCGCGGACGACCCGGCCGGCGGCGACGCCGGCGCACCGCGCGTCGGGGAGATCGGCGAGGACGGCCCGCGGCGGTACCCTCGCCTGCGCGGGGCGGGCCGGTGGGCCGCCGGACTGGCGAAGTTCGACATCACCGGCGTCTTCTTCGCGACGCTGTTCCTGTGCTGGTCGCTGACCCCGTCGCTGCTGCCGCGCGGGTGGCTGTACCAAGGCCTCATCGGCGGAATCAGCGCGGCTCTGGGGTACGGCGTGGGGCTGGTCGCCGGCTGGGCGGTGCGGCGCGTCTACCTGGACCGCCGGCCATGGTGGCCGCTGCGGCGGCCCCGCCTGCACGCGGTGCGCGTCGCCGTGGTGCTCGTGTGCGTGGTGGCCACGATCGGCATGCTGATCCTGTCGTCGATGTGGCAGCGCGACCTCGCCGCGCTCATGGGCGAGCAGGGGGCGAGCGCCGGCGGATACATCCGGGCCGGTCTGGTCACCGTCGGCGTGCTCGCCGCCGTCGTCACCGCGGCGCGGTTGCTGCGGGACGCGGCGGTGGGGATCGGCAGGGTGCTGTCCCGGCGCACCGGCATGCCCCGGGCGGCGGCGGTCGCGATGGGATCGGTCGCCGTCGCCGCCATTGTGTTGGTGGTGGTCGACGAGGTGCTGCTGCGCGTCACGGAAGGCGTCACCAACCGCATCTTCAGCGCCAACAACGAGGCGACGCCGCCCGGGATCGAGCAGCCGCTGCAACCGGAGCGCTCGGGCAGCGGCGCGTCGCTGATCCCCTGGGACACCCTCGGTTACGAGGGGCGGTACTTCGTGGCGCGGGGCTGGCGCCAGGACGAGCTGCAGCGGCAGACGGGCGAACCCGCGAAGCAGCCGATACGGCTGTACGTCGGCCTCGATTCGGCGCCCACGCCGCAGGACCGCATGCGGCTGCTGCGCGAGGAGATCGCGCGCACGGGCGCGTTCGACCGTGAAGCCGTCATCGTCATCCCCACCACCGGCACGGGATGGGTCAATCCCACCGCCGCGCAGGCCATCGAGCTGATGTACGGCGGGGACACGGCGATCATCGCCTCCCAATACTCCTACAAGCCCAGCGCAGTGTCGTTTCTGACCGACCGCGACGCCGCGGCGGAGGCCGGGAAGCGACTGATCGACACTGTGCACGACGAGTACGAGGAGACTGTGGCCGGGCGGCCGGACGGAGACCGGCCCGAGTTGTACGTCTACGGGGAGAGCCTGGGCGTCACGGCGGGCGAGGGGGCCTTCGAGTCACTCGCGGACGTCAGGGAGACCGTGGACGGGGTCCTGTGGGTGGGGCCGCCCAACAGCAGCCGGCTGTGGCGCAGCATCGTCACGCGCCGGGATCCGGGCACCGACGAGATCGAGCCCACCTACGCGGGCGGATTGGTGGTGCGATTCGCGAACGACGCCGAAGACATCCGGGCCGACGAGCTGCAGGAGGCGCGCGGCCAGGGGACGTGGCTGAAGCCGCGGGTGCTCTATATCCAGCACCCGTCCGACCCGGTGGTGTGGTGGTCGACCGACCTGCTGCTGCACCGGCCGGCCTGGCTGTCCGAGACGCCGGGGTACGACCGCCTGGAGGCGATGCGCTGGTTCCCGCTGGTCACCTTCTGGCAGGTGAGCGCGGACCTGGCGATGGCGGCGGACGTCCCCGACGGGCACGGCCACAACTACGGCACCCAGATGCTCGACGGGTGGGCGGCCGTGGCGGCGCCGCCCGGCTGGACCGACGGCGACACCGAACGGACGCGCGTACTTCTGCAACGGGCCCGTGATCACCAGGGGCCGGAGAAATGA
- the purL gene encoding phosphoribosylformylglycinamidine synthase subunit PurL — protein sequence MSAQQSASAQPSVVSEQAVDTVSNAAATPDLEQPFRELGLKDDEYARVREILGRRPTDAELAMYSVMWSEHCSYKSSKVHLKYFGETTTEQMRSKMLAGIGENAGVVDIGDGWAVTFKVESHNHPSYVEPYQGAATGVGGIVRDIMAMGARPIAVMDQLRFGAVEHADTRRVVDGVVAGVGGYGNCLGLPNIGGETVFDSSYQGNPLVNALCAGVMRKEDLHLAHASGTGNRIILFGARTGLDGIGGVSVLASETFDESQGRRKLPAVQVGDPFTEKVLIECCLELYAAELVVGIQDLGGAGLACATSELAAAGDGGMLVRLDRVPLRAEGMTPAEVLSSESQERMCAVVAPENVDAFMAVCAKWDVLATDIGEVTDGDNLVIQWNGRTVVDAPPSSLADEGPVYHRPVARPDSQDALIGNTTASLARPQTSADLRATLMRMIASPQLCSRKWITEQYDRYVRGNTVLAENADSGVIRIDEETGRGIALATDASGRYTALDPYAGAQLALAEAYRSVSVSGAVPAAVTNCLNFGSPEDPGVMWQFQQAVRGLADGCAQLGIPVTGGNVSFYNQTGSEPILPTPVAGVLGVFDDVHRRLPTGLGREPGETLILLGETRDELDGSAWSQVEHGHLGGVPPRVDLERERLLSEILVAGSRDGLLSAAHDLSEGGLAQAVIESALAGETGCRVIIPEGADPFVTLFSESAGRALVAVPRTEESRFIAMCDARAMPWVRIGVVDQGSDSVEVQDHFQVTLDELREVHESTLPKLFG from the coding sequence GTGTCAGCGCAGCAGTCAGCGTCAGCACAGCCGTCCGTCGTCTCGGAACAGGCCGTGGACACGGTCTCGAACGCAGCCGCCACCCCGGACCTCGAGCAGCCTTTCCGCGAGCTGGGCTTGAAGGACGACGAGTACGCGCGCGTCCGCGAGATCCTGGGCCGCCGCCCCACGGACGCCGAACTGGCCATGTATTCGGTGATGTGGAGCGAGCACTGCTCCTACAAGTCGTCCAAGGTGCACCTGAAGTACTTCGGCGAGACCACCACGGAGCAGATGCGCTCGAAGATGCTCGCCGGCATCGGCGAGAACGCGGGCGTGGTCGACATCGGCGACGGCTGGGCGGTGACCTTCAAGGTGGAGAGCCACAACCATCCGTCCTATGTGGAGCCGTATCAGGGTGCGGCCACCGGCGTGGGCGGCATCGTGCGCGACATCATGGCGATGGGCGCGCGGCCGATCGCGGTCATGGATCAGCTGCGGTTCGGTGCCGTCGAGCACGCCGACACCCGGCGCGTGGTCGACGGCGTCGTGGCGGGCGTCGGCGGATACGGCAACTGCCTGGGCCTGCCGAACATCGGCGGCGAGACCGTCTTCGACTCCTCCTATCAGGGTAACCCCCTGGTCAACGCGCTGTGTGCGGGCGTGATGCGCAAGGAGGACCTGCACCTGGCGCACGCGTCGGGCACCGGCAACCGGATCATCCTGTTCGGCGCCCGCACCGGCCTGGACGGCATCGGGGGCGTCTCGGTGCTGGCGTCGGAGACCTTCGACGAATCGCAGGGCCGCCGCAAGCTTCCCGCCGTGCAGGTGGGCGACCCGTTCACGGAGAAGGTCCTCATCGAATGCTGCCTGGAGCTCTACGCGGCGGAGCTCGTCGTGGGGATCCAGGACCTCGGCGGCGCGGGGCTCGCCTGCGCCACCTCTGAGCTGGCCGCGGCCGGCGACGGCGGCATGCTGGTCCGGTTGGACCGGGTCCCGCTGCGTGCCGAGGGCATGACCCCGGCGGAGGTGCTCTCCAGCGAGTCGCAGGAACGCATGTGCGCGGTCGTCGCGCCGGAGAACGTCGACGCGTTCATGGCGGTCTGCGCCAAGTGGGACGTGCTGGCCACCGACATCGGCGAGGTGACCGACGGCGACAACCTCGTCATCCAATGGAACGGGCGGACCGTGGTGGACGCGCCGCCGTCGAGCCTCGCCGACGAGGGCCCGGTGTACCACCGGCCGGTCGCGCGCCCGGACTCCCAGGATGCGCTGATCGGGAACACCACGGCGTCGTTGGCGCGCCCGCAGACGTCCGCGGATCTGCGCGCCACGCTGATGCGGATGATCGCCTCGCCGCAGCTGTGCAGCCGCAAATGGATCACCGAGCAGTACGACCGCTACGTGCGCGGCAACACCGTGCTGGCGGAGAACGCCGACTCCGGCGTGATCCGCATCGACGAGGAGACGGGGCGCGGCATCGCCCTGGCCACCGACGCCTCCGGCCGGTACACGGCGCTCGACCCCTATGCGGGTGCGCAGCTGGCCCTGGCCGAGGCCTACCGCAGCGTGTCCGTCAGCGGCGCGGTGCCCGCGGCGGTCACGAACTGCCTCAACTTCGGTTCGCCCGAGGACCCGGGCGTGATGTGGCAGTTCCAGCAGGCGGTGCGCGGGCTGGCGGACGGATGCGCCCAGCTGGGCATCCCCGTGACCGGCGGCAACGTGAGCTTCTACAACCAGACCGGCAGCGAGCCGATCCTGCCCACTCCCGTGGCGGGCGTGCTCGGCGTTTTCGACGACGTCCACCGCCGCCTCCCGACGGGGCTGGGGCGCGAGCCGGGGGAGACCCTGATCCTGCTCGGCGAGACGCGCGACGAGCTCGACGGCTCCGCGTGGTCGCAGGTGGAGCACGGCCACCTCGGCGGCGTGCCGCCGCGCGTCGACCTGGAGCGCGAGCGGCTGCTCTCCGAGATCCTCGTCGCCGGCAGCCGCGACGGACTGCTCAGCGCCGCACATGACCTGTCCGAGGGCGGACTGGCCCAGGCGGTCATCGAATCCGCGTTGGCGGGCGAGACGGGCTGCCGGGTCATCATCCCCGAGGGCGCCGACCCGTTCGTGACGCTGTTCTCGGAGTCCGCCGGCCGGGCGCTGGTGGCGGTGCCGCGCACCGAGGAGAGCCGGTTCATCGCGATGTGCGACGCGCGTGCGATGCCGTGGGTGCGCATCGGCGTCGTCGACCAGGGGTCCGACTCGGTGGAGGTGCAGGACCACTTCCAGGTGACCCTCGACGAGCTGCGTGAGGTGCACGAATCGACGCTGCCGAAGCTGTTCGGCTGA
- a CDS encoding alpha/beta hydrolase, which translates to MDPATATRRGFLAGALGAGAALGLAACGSNAAGGTAPAAAGPIAPPTTLTPPPPGPPGPGATPLPPFRLFADESMNFDALFGLGESAYGISEAGEVVTAVNQANAAGAGYDGYVTAFRAMGDRLAAASDAATAAGDRVTARDTALRAASYYTRAVFFVLGTADPGDEKALYAEYRKGWDRGVSGAGLAIGSRPAAEIVQIPYGDGGLTGWLFRPDDSGTARRTVIVNNGSDAQGVELIAYGVRAALDRDWNALVFEGPGQGAMLFERGIPFRPDWEKVITPIVDLLSGRDDVAANAIALTGWSMGGELVARAAAYEHRLAALVADPPAVDMWRTLPDQVRQIVDPDDPERTNTIWNEHMVPGMSPEQRFTVAKRMEIYTPEAHRAALAGHPTRDFAAVAARMKKFTVAEDTPRIRCPTLVLDYEGESFYPGQPEEFLSLLTVDDKTLVTLTAADGAQYHCAPMAPARRNEVVFDWLDDAVPG; encoded by the coding sequence ATGGACCCCGCCACCGCCACCCGTCGCGGTTTCCTCGCCGGCGCCCTCGGCGCCGGCGCCGCCCTCGGGCTCGCGGCGTGCGGGTCGAATGCGGCCGGAGGCACCGCGCCGGCGGCCGCCGGCCCGATCGCACCGCCGACCACCCTCACGCCTCCTCCTCCCGGCCCTCCCGGGCCCGGTGCCACGCCGCTTCCCCCGTTCCGGCTCTTCGCCGACGAGTCGATGAACTTCGACGCGCTGTTCGGCCTCGGCGAATCGGCCTACGGGATCTCCGAGGCCGGCGAGGTCGTCACCGCGGTGAACCAGGCGAACGCCGCCGGCGCAGGCTACGACGGCTACGTCACCGCATTCCGGGCGATGGGCGACCGCCTGGCAGCGGCCTCCGATGCCGCGACGGCGGCCGGCGACCGCGTCACGGCCCGCGATACCGCGCTCCGCGCCGCGTCGTACTACACGCGCGCCGTGTTCTTCGTGCTCGGCACCGCCGACCCGGGCGACGAGAAGGCCCTCTACGCGGAGTACCGCAAGGGATGGGACCGGGGCGTTTCCGGCGCCGGTCTGGCGATCGGGTCGCGTCCCGCCGCCGAGATCGTGCAGATCCCGTACGGCGACGGCGGCCTGACGGGGTGGCTGTTCAGGCCCGACGACTCCGGAACGGCGCGGCGCACCGTGATAGTCAACAACGGCAGCGACGCGCAGGGCGTCGAGCTGATCGCCTACGGCGTCCGCGCGGCGCTGGACCGGGACTGGAACGCCCTGGTCTTCGAGGGCCCGGGACAGGGCGCGATGCTGTTCGAGCGGGGCATCCCCTTCCGCCCCGACTGGGAGAAAGTGATCACGCCGATCGTCGATCTGCTCTCCGGGCGCGACGACGTCGCCGCAAACGCCATCGCACTCACCGGGTGGAGCATGGGAGGAGAGCTCGTGGCCCGGGCGGCGGCCTACGAGCATCGGCTCGCCGCGCTCGTCGCCGATCCGCCCGCAGTGGACATGTGGCGGACACTTCCCGACCAGGTGCGGCAGATCGTCGACCCCGACGACCCCGAACGGACGAACACGATCTGGAACGAGCACATGGTCCCCGGGATGTCGCCGGAGCAGCGGTTCACCGTGGCCAAGCGCATGGAGATCTACACCCCGGAGGCGCACCGCGCGGCGCTCGCAGGACATCCCACCCGCGATTTCGCCGCCGTCGCGGCACGGATGAAGAAGTTCACCGTCGCCGAGGACACGCCCCGGATCCGGTGCCCCACGCTTGTGCTCGACTACGAGGGCGAGAGCTTCTATCCCGGGCAACCAGAGGAGTTCCTGTCACTGCTCACAGTCGATGACAAGACACTGGTCACGCTCACCGCCGCCGACGGCGCCCAGTACCACTGCGCCCCGATGGCGCCGGCCCGCCGCAACGAGGTCGTCTTCGACTGGCTCGACGACGCCGTCCCCGGCTGA
- a CDS encoding sterol carrier family protein has translation MLAVRAWLDAADGDAAGGDAAVGDAAAGGATDGGATDGGATDGGGGAPAAGGRPARAVVAEAVRLSARTLEAVAPGHSVEVRVPPFVAVQCIEGPRHTRGTPPNVVETDALTWLRLASGRWTWERAVAGGAVTASGSRAAEIARWLPIVPL, from the coding sequence ATGCTCGCGGTGCGCGCGTGGCTGGACGCTGCAGATGGTGACGCCGCTGGCGGTGACGCCGCTGTCGGTGACGCCGCCGCCGGTGGTGCCACGGACGGTGGTGCCACGGACGGTGGTGCCACGGACGGTGGCGGCGGGGCGCCCGCAGCCGGGGGCAGGCCCGCGCGGGCCGTCGTCGCGGAGGCGGTGCGCCTGAGCGCGCGCACGCTGGAGGCGGTCGCGCCGGGGCACAGCGTGGAGGTGCGTGTTCCGCCGTTCGTCGCCGTGCAATGCATCGAAGGACCCCGGCACACGCGGGGGACGCCGCCGAACGTGGTGGAGACCGATGCGCTGACATGGCTCCGGCTCGCGTCGGGACGGTGGACGTGGGAGCGGGCGGTCGCGGGCGGCGCGGTGACGGCGTCGGGCTCGCGCGCGGCGGAGATCGCACGCTGGTTGCCGATCGTGCCGCTGTGA